From Haloarcula sp. CBA1127, a single genomic window includes:
- a CDS encoding Era-like GTP-binding protein — MGLLTNLKDSISRAASTLFSEEDPKRIGIYGPPNAGKTTLANRIARDWTGDAVGPESHVPHETRRARRKENVEIERDGKKVTIDIVDTPGVTTKVDYTEFLEHDMEKDDAVRRSREATEGVAEAMHWLREDVDGVIYVLDSATDPFTQVNTMLIGIIESQDLPVLILANKIDLEESSVQRIRNAYPQHETIPLSALEGDNMDEVYDKIAEYFG, encoded by the coding sequence ATGGGATTGTTAACAAACCTCAAAGATAGCATCTCACGCGCGGCATCGACGCTGTTCTCCGAAGAGGATCCGAAGCGAATCGGTATCTACGGCCCGCCGAACGCCGGCAAGACGACGCTGGCAAACCGCATCGCACGGGACTGGACTGGCGACGCCGTCGGTCCAGAGAGTCACGTTCCACACGAGACTCGTCGTGCGCGCCGAAAGGAGAACGTCGAGATCGAACGCGACGGGAAGAAAGTGACAATCGACATCGTCGACACGCCGGGCGTGACGACGAAGGTCGACTACACCGAGTTCCTCGAACACGACATGGAGAAAGACGACGCCGTCCGTCGCTCCCGCGAAGCGACCGAGGGCGTCGCCGAAGCGATGCACTGGCTCCGCGAGGACGTCGACGGTGTCATCTACGTGCTGGACTCCGCGACCGATCCGTTCACGCAGGTCAACACCATGCTCATCGGAATCATCGAGAGTCAGGACCTTCCGGTGTTGATCCTCGCGAACAAGATCGATCTGGAGGAGTCTTCGGTTCAACGCATTCGAAACGCCTACCCCCAGCACGAGACGATTCCGCTGTCGGCGCTCGAGGGCGACAACATGGACGAAGTCTACGACAAAATCGCGGAGTACTTCGGGTGA
- a CDS encoding DUF2073 domain-containing protein, producing MAEVKDPDDGVQIDLISGERMAGLASMEKIRMILDGVRDGNIVILEEGLSPDEESRLIEVTMTEISPDEFNGIEIETYPKSEAADASILDRLMGKQSTQKLTVIGPANQIETLHKDETLISALVSRK from the coding sequence ATGGCAGAAGTCAAAGACCCAGACGACGGCGTCCAGATCGACCTCATCAGCGGCGAACGTATGGCCGGGCTGGCCTCGATGGAGAAGATCCGAATGATTCTCGACGGGGTCCGTGACGGCAACATCGTCATCCTCGAAGAGGGACTCTCCCCGGACGAGGAGTCCCGCCTGATCGAAGTGACGATGACCGAAATCAGCCCCGACGAATTCAACGGCATCGAAATCGAGACCTACCCCAAGTCCGAGGCTGCCGACGCTAGCATCCTCGACCGGCTGATGGGCAAGCAGTCGACCCAGAAGCTGACGGTCATCGGGCCGGCGAACCAGATAGAGACGCTCCACAAGGACGAAACGCTCATCAGCGCCCTCGTCTCCCGGAAATAA
- a CDS encoding Zn-ribbon containing protein yields the protein MPHQCTDCGRGFDDGSKEMLSGCPNCGGNKFQYQPEGADISEAPDAEPPEPPGPDSTVARTVGKTAASVRDFVSGSTTDGDRPAEQSHLDADRSADAQPSDPSHTSGSPSTEPDRTSATEDSAQASARGDIVEPDELPSDAPSASESEHQFRPVGADPDPPAEPDREDRPDLEELRAELNDQFESIKVLEPGQYELNLMELYDREEYIIALQEDGHYSIQVPETIRSD from the coding sequence ATGCCCCACCAGTGTACGGACTGTGGCCGTGGCTTCGACGACGGGTCGAAGGAGATGCTCTCGGGCTGTCCCAACTGCGGCGGGAACAAGTTCCAGTACCAGCCCGAAGGGGCCGACATCTCTGAGGCCCCGGATGCGGAGCCACCGGAACCACCGGGACCTGACAGCACTGTCGCCCGCACCGTCGGCAAGACCGCCGCCTCGGTGCGCGACTTCGTCAGTGGCTCCACTACGGACGGGGACCGTCCTGCCGAGCAGTCCCATCTCGACGCCGACCGGTCGGCTGATGCACAGCCGAGTGACCCATCCCACACGTCCGGCTCGCCGTCGACCGAACCCGACCGCACGTCTGCGACTGAGGATTCAGCCCAGGCCAGTGCTCGCGGTGATATTGTCGAACCGGACGAACTCCCATCCGACGCGCCGTCTGCGTCCGAATCAGAACACCAGTTCCGCCCTGTCGGTGCAGACCCCGACCCACCGGCGGAACCAGACCGCGAGGACCGCCCCGATCTTGAGGAACTGCGCGCGGAACTCAACGACCAGTTCGAGTCGATCAAGGTACTGGAACCCGGCCAGTACGAACTGAACCTGATGGAACTGTACGACCGCGAGGAATACATCATCGCGCTGCAGGAAGACGGGCACTACTCTATTCAGGTCCCGGAAACTATTCGCTCCGACTGA
- the mdh gene encoding malate dehydrogenase, with protein MTKVSVVGAAGTVGAAAGYNIALRDIADEVVFVDIPDKEDDTVGQAADTNHGIAYDSNTRVRQGGYEDTAGSDVVVITAGIPRQPGQTRIDLAGDNAPIMEDIQSSLDEHNDDYISLTTSNPVDLLNRHLYEAGDRSREQVIGFGGRLDSARFRYVLSEEFDAPVQNVEGTILGEHGDAQVPVFSKVRVDGTDPEFSGDEKEQLLGDLQESAMDVIERKGATEWGPARGVAHMVEAILHDTGEVLPASVKLEGEFGHEDTAFGVPVRLGSNGVEEIVEWDLDDYEQDLMADAAEKLSDQYDKIA; from the coding sequence ATGACAAAGGTAAGCGTAGTCGGCGCAGCCGGAACGGTCGGCGCAGCCGCAGGGTACAACATCGCGCTCCGTGACATCGCTGACGAGGTCGTCTTCGTGGACATCCCGGACAAGGAAGACGACACGGTCGGGCAGGCCGCTGACACGAACCACGGCATCGCCTACGATTCGAACACGCGCGTCCGCCAGGGCGGCTACGAGGATACCGCTGGCTCGGACGTGGTGGTCATCACGGCCGGGATTCCTCGCCAGCCCGGCCAGACCCGGATCGACCTCGCGGGCGACAACGCGCCCATCATGGAGGACATCCAGTCCTCACTGGACGAACACAACGACGACTACATCTCGCTGACCACCTCGAACCCCGTCGACCTCCTCAACCGCCACCTCTACGAGGCCGGCGACCGCTCGCGCGAGCAGGTCATCGGCTTCGGCGGCCGGCTGGACTCCGCGCGGTTCCGCTACGTCCTGAGCGAGGAGTTCGACGCGCCGGTCCAGAACGTCGAAGGAACGATCCTCGGTGAACACGGCGATGCACAGGTTCCCGTGTTCTCAAAGGTCCGCGTCGACGGGACCGACCCCGAGTTCAGCGGCGACGAGAAAGAGCAGCTGCTCGGCGACCTGCAGGAATCGGCGATGGACGTCATCGAGCGCAAGGGCGCGACCGAGTGGGGGCCAGCCCGCGGCGTCGCACACATGGTCGAAGCCATCCTCCACGACACCGGTGAAGTGCTGCCGGCCTCGGTCAAGCTAGAGGGCGAGTTCGGGCACGAGGATACTGCCTTCGGTGTCCCGGTCCGTCTCGGGAGCAACGGCGTCGAAGAGATTGTCGAGTGGGATCTCGACGACTACGAGCAGGACCTGATGGCCGACGCCGCCGAGAAGCTCTCCGACCAGTACGACAAAATCGCGTAA
- a CDS encoding Sjogren's syndrome/scleroderma autoantigen 1 family protein — protein MSDFDKEAEREKLREKFEKEEDNRAATEQMSELLLKGATMTNAHCSECGDPIFRYDGQEFCPTCQKPVARDTQENGADPSATDEQGGQADDGDQIEVADPSDEARVQFGDGDEAAASAPDTTDDSTAPPEAGGAQSTRQSDHSEPAPQTARTGTSSEPSGRTANDQPRGTASQNPPVSARQTQSTDSHTDDIAANMDAASASLAETARRFAERAAATENPREAREHLQAAREAAEALDAARF, from the coding sequence ATGAGCGACTTCGACAAGGAAGCCGAACGCGAGAAACTCCGCGAGAAGTTCGAAAAAGAGGAGGACAACCGGGCGGCGACCGAGCAAATGAGCGAACTCCTGTTGAAGGGCGCGACGATGACGAACGCCCACTGCAGCGAGTGTGGCGACCCCATCTTCCGCTACGACGGCCAGGAGTTCTGCCCGACCTGCCAGAAGCCGGTCGCTCGCGACACGCAGGAAAACGGCGCTGATCCGTCGGCTACCGACGAACAGGGGGGCCAGGCCGACGACGGTGACCAGATCGAGGTTGCCGACCCCAGCGACGAGGCCCGCGTCCAGTTCGGTGATGGTGACGAGGCGGCTGCGAGTGCGCCGGACACGACGGACGACTCGACCGCTCCACCTGAAGCGGGGGGTGCTCAGTCGACTCGGCAGTCCGACCACTCGGAGCCAGCGCCACAGACTGCTCGAACAGGGACTTCGTCGGAGCCTAGCGGACGAACTGCCAACGACCAGCCGCGTGGGACAGCGTCACAGAACCCCCCTGTTTCCGCTCGACAGACCCAGTCGACCGATAGTCACACAGACGATATCGCGGCGAACATGGATGCGGCGTCGGCGTCATTGGCCGAAACCGCCCGTCGCTTCGCCGAGCGCGCGGCCGCGACCGAGAACCCACGCGAGGCTCGCGAACATCTGCAGGCGGCCCGAGAAGCAGCGGAAGCGCTGGATGCAGCGCGGTTCTAG
- a CDS encoding DEAD/DEAH box helicase translates to MATTDAGGEHVERPLVTPEFLENRRYQTELAETASAGHTLVCLPTGLGKTTVSLLVTAERLNAVGGKSLMLAPTKPLVQQHAEFYREALELDDEDVAVFTGEVRPDDRAALWDDARIVIATPQVVENDLVGNRISLADVTHCTFDECHRATGDYAYNYIADRYHADAENPLVTGMSASPGDDEEAILEVCENLGLSDVAVMTENDADVAEYTHDTSVDWNRIELPEVVVEIRDAINEVIKDRLSQLKELGVTNKSSADISEREIQQIQGQLRDLMNNDQSEGYQGMSLLAEIRKLRTAVTYVETQSVESLRRYFERLKEAARSSGASKADQRLVSEPKVREAMRKAESYNDLHPKFRQTRMLLAETLGIENGERVIVFTESRDTAETLVDFLSDHFTTQKFVGQSDTDGSEGMTQTQQQETLDRFRNGEFEVLVSTSVAEEGLDVPEVDLVLFYEPVPTAIRAIQRKGRTGRQAEGRVVVLLAEDTRDEAYFWKARNDQKRMKRELNELKSVAGELEARLDQTGLDEYEDAEGTASSGTDEAETATRQSGSTGNRRGSTANKSADGSDSGDGQAGLDAFAAESSAPDDEEAGGGEQDEATDDEGTVATAGRDAEDDPVEIVADQRELDSNIARDLSTRDGIETRLETLAVGDYVLSDRVVIERKTVADFMDTLTGGDRSMFEQVGDATRNYGRPVVIIEGEDLFGARNVHHKAIQGALASLAVDFGASVLRTSGEDETADLLEVIAGREQEVADREVSVHGEKQSKTLPEQQEYVVASIAEVGPVTARTLLESFGSVEAVMTADKDDLLDVSGIGDITADRIREVIASDYEP, encoded by the coding sequence ATGGCGACCACCGACGCCGGTGGCGAACACGTCGAACGCCCGCTGGTGACGCCGGAGTTCCTGGAGAACCGCCGCTACCAGACCGAACTGGCGGAGACGGCGAGCGCCGGCCACACGCTCGTCTGTCTACCGACCGGACTGGGCAAGACGACCGTCTCGCTGCTGGTGACCGCTGAGCGGCTCAACGCCGTCGGCGGAAAATCCCTCATGCTGGCCCCGACGAAGCCGCTGGTGCAGCAACACGCCGAGTTCTACCGCGAAGCGCTCGAACTGGACGACGAGGACGTCGCCGTGTTCACCGGCGAGGTCCGACCCGACGACCGGGCCGCGCTCTGGGACGACGCCCGCATCGTCATCGCGACGCCACAGGTCGTCGAAAACGACCTCGTGGGCAACCGCATCTCCCTTGCCGACGTAACCCACTGCACCTTCGACGAGTGTCACCGAGCGACCGGCGACTACGCCTACAACTACATCGCCGACCGCTACCATGCCGACGCAGAGAACCCGCTGGTAACGGGGATGAGCGCCTCCCCCGGAGACGACGAGGAAGCCATCCTCGAGGTGTGTGAGAACCTCGGTCTGTCCGACGTTGCCGTGATGACCGAAAACGACGCCGACGTGGCCGAGTACACCCACGACACCAGCGTCGACTGGAACCGCATCGAACTCCCCGAGGTCGTCGTGGAAATCCGCGACGCCATCAACGAAGTCATCAAAGACCGCCTGTCGCAGTTGAAAGAACTCGGGGTGACGAACAAGTCCTCGGCGGACATCTCCGAGCGTGAAATCCAGCAGATTCAGGGCCAGTTGCGGGACCTGATGAACAACGACCAGAGCGAAGGGTATCAGGGGATGAGCCTCCTCGCCGAGATCCGGAAGCTCCGGACCGCCGTCACCTACGTCGAGACCCAAAGCGTCGAGTCCCTGCGGCGGTACTTCGAGCGCCTGAAGGAAGCCGCTCGGTCTTCCGGGGCGTCCAAGGCCGACCAGCGCCTTGTAAGCGAGCCGAAGGTCCGCGAAGCGATGCGGAAAGCCGAGTCCTACAACGACCTGCACCCGAAGTTCCGCCAGACTCGGATGTTGCTCGCGGAGACGCTCGGTATCGAGAACGGCGAGCGCGTCATCGTGTTCACCGAATCCCGCGATACGGCTGAGACGCTCGTTGACTTCCTCTCGGACCACTTCACGACACAGAAGTTCGTCGGACAGAGCGACACTGACGGCAGCGAGGGAATGACACAGACCCAACAACAGGAGACGCTGGACCGGTTCCGCAACGGCGAGTTCGAGGTGCTCGTCTCGACGTCCGTAGCCGAGGAGGGGCTGGACGTGCCCGAGGTCGATCTGGTGCTGTTCTACGAGCCGGTGCCGACCGCGATTCGGGCCATTCAGCGGAAGGGCCGAACTGGACGACAGGCCGAGGGTCGCGTCGTCGTCCTGCTGGCCGAGGACACCCGCGACGAGGCGTACTTCTGGAAGGCCCGCAACGACCAGAAGCGGATGAAACGCGAGCTGAACGAACTCAAAAGCGTCGCCGGCGAACTGGAGGCCCGCCTCGACCAGACCGGTCTCGACGAGTACGAGGACGCCGAGGGGACCGCTTCGAGTGGAACCGACGAAGCGGAAACCGCCACACGGCAGTCGGGCTCCACTGGAAACAGGAGGGGTAGCACAGCTAACAAGTCTGCCGATGGGAGCGACAGCGGGGACGGCCAAGCCGGGCTGGACGCCTTCGCGGCGGAGTCGTCTGCGCCGGACGACGAGGAGGCTGGTGGCGGAGAGCAGGACGAGGCGACCGACGACGAGGGAACGGTCGCTACTGCCGGCCGCGACGCCGAGGACGACCCCGTCGAAATCGTCGCCGACCAGCGGGAACTCGACTCGAACATCGCCCGGGACCTCTCGACACGGGACGGTATCGAGACCCGACTCGAAACGTTGGCCGTCGGGGACTACGTCCTCTCGGACCGGGTGGTCATCGAGCGAAAGACCGTCGCTGACTTCATGGACACGCTGACTGGCGGGGACCGGTCGATGTTCGAGCAGGTCGGGGACGCCACGCGAAACTACGGCCGGCCCGTCGTCATCATCGAAGGCGAGGATCTTTTCGGTGCGCGAAACGTCCATCACAAGGCGATTCAGGGGGCACTCGCGTCGCTTGCGGTCGATTTCGGCGCGAGCGTCCTCCGGACTAGCGGCGAAGACGAGACCGCCGACCTGCTGGAAGTCATCGCCGGACGGGAACAGGAGGTGGCCGACCGCGAGGTGAGCGTCCACGGCGAAAAACAGTCCAAGACGCTCCCCGAGCAACAGGAGTACGTCGTCGCTTCAATCGCCGAAGTCGGGCCGGTGACCGCGCGCACGCTGTTGGAGTCCTTCGGGAGCGTCGAAGCGGTGATGACCGCCGACAAAGACGACCTGCTGGACGTGTCCGGTATCGGCGATATAACAGCCGACCGGATTCGGGAAGTCATCGCCAGCGACTACGAGCCCTAG
- the glyS gene encoding glycine--tRNA ligase, translating into MSEGERLTELAKRRGFYFPSSSAYGGAAGFWTYGPQGAALKSNIEDAWRDRYVVKEGHQEISAPDVMPEPVFEASGHLDGFDDMIIECGECGATHRADHLVEDNTDIEEAESLPNEEVMDLIAEHGIECPSCQTSLADQPVDNFNLMFETNIGPGSSSPGYLRPETAQGIFVEFPQLSEYARNQLPFGVAQIGKAYRNEISPRKSLVRVREFTQAELEHFIDPEEDEPPLAEVADVTLPLYSATEQQAEDGGQRELTVREAVDQGIVESEWVAYYLGVSKEWYERIGVDMERFRYRQHLAGERAHYASDCWDAESEVDGDWIEITGFAYRGDYDLSKHADHSGEDYTVFKQYDEPITVERATVDPDMSYLGPEFGGDAGAVADALEALAERNPDAFDDDEVTVEVDGESHTVPVDKTNFSIDEVTENGEHIRPHVVEPSFGVGRIIYTVLAHSYESDEVDGEERTYLDLPPEQAPTTVGVFPLMDKDGMADLATDIADDLRAAGLSVTYDDSGAIGRRYRRQDEVGTPYCVTVDYESLEDDEVTVRERDTTEQKRLPIDGLADQLERLASGDLTFDDL; encoded by the coding sequence ATGAGCGAAGGCGAACGCCTCACCGAGCTGGCCAAGCGTCGCGGCTTCTACTTCCCCTCGTCGAGCGCCTACGGCGGTGCTGCGGGCTTCTGGACCTACGGGCCACAGGGCGCTGCGCTGAAATCGAATATCGAGGACGCCTGGCGGGACCGCTACGTCGTCAAGGAGGGGCACCAGGAGATCTCCGCCCCCGACGTGATGCCCGAACCCGTCTTCGAAGCGTCGGGCCATCTCGACGGCTTCGACGACATGATCATCGAATGCGGCGAGTGTGGCGCGACCCATCGCGCCGACCACCTCGTCGAGGACAACACGGATATCGAGGAGGCCGAATCGCTCCCCAACGAGGAGGTCATGGATCTCATCGCCGAGCACGGGATCGAATGTCCCTCCTGTCAGACGTCCCTGGCCGACCAGCCGGTCGACAACTTCAACCTGATGTTCGAGACCAACATCGGCCCGGGGTCGTCGTCGCCGGGGTATCTCCGGCCGGAGACCGCACAGGGCATCTTCGTGGAGTTCCCGCAGCTCTCCGAGTACGCCCGGAATCAGCTTCCCTTCGGCGTCGCCCAGATCGGGAAGGCCTACCGGAACGAGATCTCCCCGCGGAAGTCCCTCGTCCGCGTCCGGGAGTTCACCCAGGCCGAACTCGAACACTTCATCGACCCCGAGGAAGACGAACCGCCGCTTGCTGAGGTGGCGGACGTGACGCTGCCGCTGTACTCCGCCACAGAACAGCAGGCCGAGGACGGCGGCCAGCGCGAACTGACTGTCCGCGAGGCTGTCGATCAGGGTATCGTCGAGAGCGAGTGGGTCGCCTACTACCTCGGCGTCTCCAAAGAGTGGTACGAGCGCATCGGCGTCGACATGGAGCGCTTCCGGTACCGCCAGCACCTCGCTGGCGAGCGCGCTCACTACGCCTCTGACTGCTGGGACGCAGAGAGCGAGGTCGACGGCGACTGGATCGAGATTACCGGGTTTGCCTACCGGGGCGACTACGACCTCTCGAAACACGCCGATCATTCCGGCGAGGACTACACGGTGTTCAAGCAGTACGACGAGCCGATTACCGTCGAACGCGCCACCGTCGACCCCGACATGAGCTACCTCGGGCCGGAGTTCGGCGGCGACGCCGGCGCGGTCGCCGACGCGCTCGAAGCGCTGGCCGAGCGGAATCCGGACGCCTTCGACGACGACGAGGTTACCGTCGAGGTCGACGGCGAGTCCCACACCGTCCCCGTCGACAAGACGAACTTCAGCATCGACGAGGTCACCGAGAACGGCGAACACATCCGCCCACACGTCGTCGAGCCGTCGTTCGGCGTGGGCCGGATCATCTACACCGTCCTCGCACATTCCTACGAGTCCGACGAGGTCGACGGCGAGGAACGGACATACCTCGACCTCCCGCCGGAACAGGCTCCGACGACGGTCGGCGTCTTCCCACTGATGGACAAGGACGGGATGGCCGACCTCGCGACGGACATCGCCGACGACCTCCGGGCCGCCGGCCTCTCGGTCACCTACGACGACTCCGGGGCCATCGGCCGCCGGTACCGCCGACAAGACGAGGTCGGCACGCCCTACTGCGTGACTGTGGATTACGAAAGCCTAGAGGACGACGAGGTCACCGTCCGCGAACGGGACACGACCGAACAGAAACGGCTCCCCATCGACGGGCTCGCCGACCAGCTCGAACGGCTCGCGAGCGGCGACCTCACCTTCGACGACCTGTAG
- a CDS encoding CBS domain-containing protein: MNVADAMTPRSEVVTVTIPGTRDDALEYLQEQAFSSVPVIKETDDGEEFRGIISRDALIESPDEDQLALLVEEVPAISGDTSIEAAAQVMVEDGERRLPIVDDRLEGIITVTDVIRSIANGDVNGDKVVGELANRDINCVYEGTPLTVAERELSHANVPYGVVLGDDGDMSGMLTEVDIIAVARVVEGEDDTGDSIANQDDDWAWEGIKAVGGRYMPTRNVELPAEPVREFMTADVVTVNKRRTAEEAAQLMIEHDIEQIPLLSGDELTGIVRDIDLLRGL, from the coding sequence ATGAACGTCGCAGACGCTATGACGCCACGCTCGGAGGTTGTCACGGTCACCATTCCCGGTACCCGTGATGACGCACTGGAGTACCTCCAGGAGCAGGCCTTCTCGTCGGTCCCGGTCATCAAGGAGACCGACGATGGCGAGGAGTTCAGAGGGATTATTTCACGCGATGCGCTCATCGAGAGCCCCGACGAAGACCAGCTAGCCCTGCTCGTCGAGGAAGTCCCAGCGATCAGCGGGGACACGTCTATCGAGGCTGCCGCACAGGTGATGGTCGAGGACGGCGAGCGACGCCTCCCCATCGTCGACGACCGCCTCGAAGGGATCATCACAGTGACCGACGTGATTCGGTCCATCGCCAACGGCGACGTCAACGGCGACAAGGTCGTCGGTGAACTCGCTAACCGCGACATCAACTGCGTGTACGAAGGCACGCCGCTGACCGTCGCCGAACGGGAGCTTTCCCACGCGAACGTCCCATACGGCGTCGTGCTCGGCGACGACGGCGATATGTCGGGGATGCTCACCGAGGTCGACATCATCGCGGTCGCCCGCGTCGTCGAGGGTGAGGACGACACCGGCGACTCCATCGCCAACCAGGACGACGACTGGGCCTGGGAGGGCATCAAAGCCGTCGGCGGTCGGTACATGCCCACCCGCAACGTCGAACTCCCGGCTGAGCCCGTCCGCGAGTTCATGACCGCCGACGTCGTGACGGTGAACAAGCGCCGCACCGCTGAGGAGGCGGCACAGCTGATGATCGAGCACGACATCGAGCAGATCCCGCTGCTGTCTGGTGACGAACTCACCGGCATCGTACGGGATATCGACCTGCTGCGAGGCCTATGA
- the serA gene encoding phosphoglycerate dehydrogenase, producing MKVLVTDPIADAGLTRLREAGHDVETAYEVEGDALLDAVADANALIVRSGTEVTEEVFAAASDLIIVGRAGIGVDNIDIDAATDHGVIVANAPEGNVRAAAEHSVAMAFATARSIPQAHDRLKSGEWAKGEFLGTEVNNKTLGVVGFGRVGQQVAKRLGGLGMDIVTFDPYISQERADQFGAELVDDLEDCLAKSDFITIHTPLTPETENMIGEDELALLDGGYVVNCARGGIIDEPALAEAVEDGVLKGAALDVFGEEPLPDDSPLLDVEDIIVTPHLGASTEAAQENVATSTADQIIAAANGQPVANALNAPSLDEATFKQVGPYLDLADTAGRIAVQLFGGHMSEVQVTYAGDIAEEDVEYVTASALKGVFAPSDLQVNAVNAPQIAKDRGIDVTESKTRTSEDYQSLITVTVSDGEESVSVCGTQFGGEEPRIVRIDDHRIEAVPHGHMLVVRNRDEPGTIGFIGTVLGEADINIAGMFNGRETIGGEALSVYNLDEQPPQEIIERLNGDSRIIETTYVELGDE from the coding sequence ATGAAGGTACTCGTTACGGACCCTATCGCTGATGCCGGTCTCACGCGACTCCGTGAGGCGGGCCACGACGTCGAAACTGCCTACGAGGTCGAGGGCGACGCGCTCCTCGACGCGGTGGCCGACGCGAACGCGCTCATCGTCCGCTCGGGCACCGAGGTCACCGAGGAAGTGTTTGCGGCCGCGTCCGACCTCATCATCGTCGGCCGGGCCGGTATCGGTGTCGACAACATCGACATCGACGCCGCCACGGATCACGGCGTCATCGTCGCCAACGCCCCCGAAGGCAACGTCCGCGCCGCCGCAGAACACTCCGTCGCAATGGCGTTTGCCACTGCCCGGTCCATCCCACAGGCCCATGACCGCCTGAAAAGCGGTGAATGGGCCAAAGGCGAGTTCCTCGGCACGGAAGTCAACAACAAGACGCTTGGCGTCGTCGGCTTCGGCCGCGTCGGCCAGCAGGTCGCCAAACGGCTGGGCGGCCTCGGCATGGACATCGTCACGTTCGACCCGTACATCAGTCAGGAGCGCGCCGACCAGTTCGGCGCGGAACTGGTCGATGACCTTGAGGACTGTCTCGCCAAGTCCGACTTCATCACGATCCACACGCCGCTGACCCCCGAAACCGAGAACATGATCGGCGAGGACGAACTCGCCCTGCTCGACGGCGGCTACGTCGTCAACTGTGCCCGCGGCGGCATCATCGACGAGCCGGCCCTGGCCGAAGCGGTCGAAGACGGTGTCCTGAAGGGCGCAGCGCTCGACGTGTTCGGCGAGGAACCCCTGCCCGATGACAGCCCACTGCTCGACGTTGAGGACATCATCGTCACGCCCCACCTGGGCGCGTCGACGGAGGCGGCACAGGAGAACGTCGCCACCTCCACGGCCGACCAGATCATCGCCGCGGCCAACGGCCAGCCCGTCGCCAACGCCCTGAACGCGCCGTCGCTGGACGAGGCGACGTTCAAACAGGTCGGGCCGTACCTCGACCTCGCCGACACCGCCGGCCGCATCGCGGTCCAGTTGTTCGGCGGCCATATGTCCGAAGTGCAGGTCACCTACGCCGGCGACATCGCCGAGGAAGACGTAGAGTACGTCACCGCCAGCGCGCTGAAGGGTGTGTTCGCGCCCTCGGACCTGCAGGTCAACGCCGTCAACGCCCCGCAGATTGCCAAGGACCGTGGCATCGATGTGACCGAGTCCAAGACCCGAACCTCCGAAGACTACCAGAGCCTCATCACCGTCACCGTCTCCGACGGCGAGGAATCCGTCTCCGTCTGTGGGACCCAGTTCGGCGGCGAGGAGCCCCGCATCGTCCGTATCGATGACCACCGCATCGAGGCCGTCCCCCACGGGCATATGCTGGTCGTCCGCAACCGCGACGAGCCCGGCACTATCGGCTTCATCGGGACGGTTCTGGGCGAGGCCGATATCAACATCGCCGGGATGTTCAACGGCCGCGAGACCATCGGCGGGGAGGCCCTGTCCGTCTACAATCTCGACGAACAGCCGCCACAGGAGATCATCGAGCGGCTTAACGGCGACAGCCGCATCATCGAAACGACCTACGTCGAACTCGGCGACGAGTAA